A window from Sphingobium sp. EM0848 encodes these proteins:
- a CDS encoding glycerol-3-phosphate dehydrogenase, with product MIRDAEPAIYDLAIIGGGINGCGIARDAAGRGAQVLLLERGDLAQGTSSASTKLIHGGLRYLEHYEFALVRESLSERERLWGIAPHIIHPMRFVLPWVPGLRPQWLLRLGLFLYDHIGGRRALPPTEAVDLRRHPAGQPLKRGFRKAYVYSDGWVDDARLVVLNARDAADRGADIRTRAEALRLERVDGLWTIQTAQAQFRARVVVNAAGPAVLDLLHRAQESSDSRMRLVRGSHIVVRRLFDHGFAYFFQLPDGRIFFAIPYQRDFTLIGTTDRDHHGPPDHPHPDAEEIAYLCEGANRYFARSIGPQDVLWSYAGVRPLVDDGSGRPEAATRGYRLELEGREGEPPLLSIFGGKITTYRHLAAEAMERLKPFLPSLAGGDWTADAPLPGGDFPMKERDRLIADLGCDYPFLDFATVQRIGCAYGTRARDWLGGAQDMAALGLHFGHGLTQAEVDYLIVREWAVSAEDILWRRTKLGLRLDAVQKLRLEQWLEERG from the coding sequence GTGATCAGGGATGCCGAGCCTGCCATTTATGACCTCGCCATTATCGGCGGTGGAATCAATGGCTGTGGCATTGCTCGCGACGCGGCGGGGCGGGGCGCCCAGGTGCTGTTGCTGGAACGGGGCGATCTGGCGCAGGGCACATCCTCCGCCTCCACCAAGCTGATCCATGGCGGGCTGCGCTATCTGGAGCATTATGAATTCGCGCTGGTGCGGGAATCCCTGTCCGAGCGCGAACGGCTATGGGGCATTGCGCCGCATATCATTCATCCGATGCGCTTCGTGCTGCCCTGGGTGCCGGGGTTGCGGCCGCAATGGCTGTTGCGTCTGGGCCTGTTCCTCTATGATCATATTGGCGGCCGCCGCGCCCTGCCGCCGACCGAAGCGGTCGACCTGCGCCGCCACCCGGCCGGGCAGCCGCTCAAGCGCGGTTTCCGCAAGGCCTATGTCTATTCGGACGGCTGGGTGGACGATGCCCGGCTGGTGGTCCTGAATGCCCGCGACGCGGCCGACCGGGGTGCCGACATCCGCACCCGCGCCGAAGCGCTGCGGCTGGAGCGGGTGGACGGCCTGTGGACGATCCAGACCGCGCAGGCGCAATTCCGGGCGCGGGTGGTCGTCAATGCCGCCGGGCCTGCCGTGCTGGATCTTCTGCATCGCGCGCAGGAAAGCAGCGACAGCCGGATGCGGCTGGTGCGGGGCTCGCATATCGTCGTGCGGCGGCTGTTCGATCATGGCTTCGCCTATTTCTTCCAACTCCCCGATGGCCGTATCTTCTTCGCCATTCCCTATCAGCGCGATTTCACCCTGATCGGCACGACCGACCGGGACCATCACGGTCCACCTGATCATCCGCACCCGGATGCGGAGGAGATCGCCTATCTTTGCGAGGGAGCGAACCGCTATTTTGCGCGGTCGATCGGGCCTCAGGACGTGCTCTGGTCCTATGCCGGGGTGCGGCCGCTGGTCGATGACGGGTCGGGCCGGCCCGAAGCGGCGACGCGCGGCTATCGGCTGGAACTGGAGGGGCGGGAAGGGGAGCCGCCGCTGCTCAGCATCTTCGGCGGCAAGATCACCACCTATCGCCATCTCGCCGCCGAGGCGATGGAAAGACTGAAGCCTTTCCTGCCCAGCTTGGCAGGCGGCGACTGGACGGCGGACGCGCCGCTGCCCGGTGGCGATTTCCCGATGAAGGAGCGGGATCGACTCATTGCTGATCTGGGCTGCGACTATCCCTTTCTTGATTTCGCGACGGTTCAGCGGATCGGCTGCGCCTATGGCACGCGGGCGCGGGACTGGCTGGGCGGGGCGCAGGACATGGCGGCGCTGGGCCTGCATTTCGGCCATGGGCTGACACAGGCGGAAGTCGACTATCTCATCGTCCGCGAATGGGCGGTCAGCGCCGAGGATATTTTGTGGCGCCGGACCAAGCTGGGCCTGCGGCTGGACGCGGTGCAGAAGCTGCGGCTGGAACAATGGCTGGAGGAGAGGGGATGA
- a CDS encoding glycerol kinase, with product MNDRLILVLDEGTTSTRAMLYAPDGRRLGMAQAELTQYYPQPGWVEHDAAEIWNRTLACARDMVEQAGGADRIAAIGITNQRETVVAWDRRTGAPLARAIVWQDRRTADQCTALKAAGHEAAVQRQTGLVIDPYFSATKMRWLLDHEPALADAGDVLAFGTVESWLVWKLTGGLHVSDASNASRTQLMALDGEGWDRGLCDLFGVPVQALPEISDNAGAFGETQAEWFGRPIPIRGLAGDQQAATIGQGCLTPGDAKATLGTGAFVLANRGSLVPVSQHRLLGTLLYRLSGERTYALEGSVFVAGSLIQWLRDRLGLIASAGETEALARSVPDNGGVMMLPALAGLGAPHWRPDATGVISGLTQGTGRAHIVRAALESLSHQLCDLAGAFAADGAAWRMLRIDGGMSANDWIVQDMADMLDLAVDRPADVETTAKGAAMLAALGCGLHPSLEAAASAMGAAVTRFMPALPAEQRAERLAQWDALLSRALQRSS from the coding sequence ATGAACGACCGGCTGATCCTGGTGCTGGACGAAGGCACCACATCGACGCGGGCCATGCTCTATGCGCCGGACGGACGGCGGCTGGGCATGGCGCAGGCGGAGTTGACCCAATATTATCCGCAGCCCGGCTGGGTCGAACATGACGCCGCCGAAATCTGGAACCGGACGCTGGCCTGCGCGCGGGACATGGTGGAGCAGGCGGGCGGCGCGGATCGCATCGCCGCCATCGGCATCACCAACCAGCGTGAGACGGTGGTCGCCTGGGACCGGAGAACGGGCGCGCCGCTGGCCCGCGCCATCGTCTGGCAGGACCGCCGCACCGCCGACCAATGCACGGCGTTGAAGGCAGCGGGGCATGAAGCGGCGGTCCAGCGCCAGACCGGACTGGTGATCGATCCCTATTTCTCCGCGACGAAGATGCGCTGGCTGCTGGATCATGAACCGGCACTGGCGGATGCAGGCGATGTGCTGGCCTTCGGCACGGTCGAAAGCTGGCTGGTATGGAAACTGACCGGCGGCCTGCACGTCAGCGATGCCAGCAACGCCAGCCGCACCCAGTTGATGGCGCTGGACGGCGAGGGGTGGGACCGCGGGCTGTGCGATCTGTTCGGCGTGCCGGTGCAGGCCTTGCCGGAGATCAGCGACAATGCGGGCGCCTTTGGCGAGACGCAGGCGGAATGGTTCGGACGGCCCATCCCGATCCGGGGTCTGGCGGGCGACCAGCAGGCGGCGACCATCGGTCAGGGCTGTCTGACCCCCGGCGATGCCAAGGCGACGCTGGGCACCGGGGCCTTCGTGCTGGCCAATCGGGGCAGCCTGGTCCCCGTTTCGCAGCATCGGTTGTTGGGAACGCTGCTCTATCGGCTGTCGGGCGAGAGAACCTATGCGCTGGAAGGATCGGTATTCGTCGCGGGGAGCCTGATCCAATGGCTGCGCGACCGGCTGGGACTGATCGCCAGCGCCGGGGAGACGGAGGCGCTGGCCCGCTCCGTGCCGGACAATGGCGGGGTCATGATGCTGCCCGCGCTGGCCGGACTGGGCGCGCCGCACTGGCGGCCGGACGCGACGGGGGTGATCAGCGGGCTGACGCAGGGCACGGGCCGGGCGCATATCGTGCGCGCGGCGCTCGAATCCCTGTCGCACCAGCTTTGCGATCTGGCCGGTGCTTTTGCGGCCGATGGTGCGGCCTGGCGGATGCTGCGGATCGACGGCGGGATGAGCGCCAATGACTGGATCGTGCAGGACATGGCGGACATGCTGGATCTGGCCGTGGACCGTCCCGCCGACGTCGAGACGACAGCCAAAGGCGCGGCGATGCTGGCGGCGCTGGGCTGCGGCCTTCACCCCTCGCTGGAGGCGGCGGCGTCGGCAATGGGGGCGGCGGTGACGCGGTTCATGCCGGCCCTGCCGGCGGAGCAGCGGGCGGAGAGGCTGGCGCAATGGGATGCGCTGCTTTCCCGTGCATTGCAGAGATCGAGCTGA
- a CDS encoding sensor domain-containing diguanylate cyclase — MQTTPRHPFSRLAPVLLGCAYFVMATLALTGSRFDGGLAFIWGANALLMAVLLTLRIGDWLPSLMACGVASAAATSLWGMGPLAALPMAGINLLEALIVALLCQRFARGRKFAGSMRLLVVFTLALCGPANMLAGLAAALVASLLTPVAFGPSWLQWYTGHVLGGLTCTPILMMLMQGEVRRWIVQTPRREKWEALGLLIVFSLATVYVFYVARYPMLFALLLPMVVIVFRVGNLGAAASVLIVAAIGGTATITGHGPLYMLPDGSLGERMQHFQFFLAFSFLLSMPIAAELNSRRRLFQMLQESEARYRIIAEHSGDVVLNINVDGLIEYASPAAAEQIGCAPDLLIGQDVANLVDPEDRDHVSAAIARALAHPGDVQAVEFRPFISDRGLEWCEMVARAAVDEHGMPTGIVSTIRDMSRHKARQRALQQVAALDSLTGADTRRAFLEKLDDEIARVRRGGRACLLLIDIDHFKAVNDCHGHGAGDRVLAGFVERLRPGLRGMDSIGRLGGEEFAILLSGTDVERASMICERLREMVSVNPVHIDSGEAIRVTFSAGLVELDALTGRDAILEAADKALYRAKHSGRNCLRLAA; from the coding sequence ATGCAAACGACTCCTCGTCATCCTTTTTCCAGACTGGCTCCGGTCCTGCTCGGCTGCGCCTATTTTGTGATGGCGACGTTGGCGCTCACCGGTTCGCGTTTCGATGGAGGCCTTGCCTTCATCTGGGGCGCCAATGCCCTCCTGATGGCTGTTCTGCTGACATTGCGGATCGGCGATTGGCTTCCGTCGCTGATGGCCTGCGGCGTTGCCAGCGCCGCTGCGACGAGCCTGTGGGGCATGGGACCATTGGCGGCGTTGCCGATGGCGGGCATCAACCTTCTGGAAGCGCTGATCGTTGCGCTCCTGTGCCAGCGTTTTGCGCGGGGGCGGAAATTCGCCGGGTCGATGCGTCTGCTCGTCGTCTTTACCCTGGCCCTGTGCGGGCCGGCGAACATGCTGGCGGGCCTGGCTGCCGCGCTGGTCGCGTCGCTGCTCACGCCGGTGGCCTTCGGCCCGTCCTGGCTGCAATGGTATACCGGCCATGTGCTGGGCGGCCTGACCTGCACGCCGATTCTGATGATGCTGATGCAGGGGGAGGTGCGCCGCTGGATCGTCCAGACGCCGCGCCGGGAAAAATGGGAAGCGCTGGGCCTGTTGATCGTCTTTTCGCTGGCGACGGTCTATGTCTTTTACGTCGCGCGTTATCCGATGCTGTTCGCGCTGCTGCTGCCGATGGTGGTCATCGTCTTTCGCGTGGGCAATCTCGGGGCGGCGGCATCGGTGCTGATTGTCGCCGCGATCGGCGGGACCGCCACCATCACCGGCCACGGACCGCTGTACATGCTTCCCGACGGCTCATTGGGTGAGCGGATGCAGCATTTCCAGTTCTTCCTTGCGTTCAGCTTCCTGCTGTCGATGCCGATCGCGGCGGAACTGAACAGCCGCCGGCGCCTGTTCCAGATGCTGCAGGAAAGCGAGGCGCGCTATCGCATCATTGCCGAACATAGCGGTGACGTGGTGCTCAACATCAATGTGGACGGGCTGATCGAATATGCTTCGCCTGCCGCTGCGGAGCAGATCGGCTGCGCGCCGGATCTGCTGATCGGGCAGGATGTAGCCAATCTGGTCGATCCGGAGGATCGCGATCATGTGAGCGCCGCCATCGCCCGGGCATTGGCCCATCCGGGCGATGTGCAGGCGGTCGAGTTCCGGCCCTTCATCTCCGACCGTGGGCTGGAATGGTGTGAGATGGTGGCGCGCGCCGCGGTGGATGAACATGGAATGCCCACCGGGATCGTCAGCACGATTCGCGACATGTCCCGGCACAAGGCGCGACAGCGTGCGCTGCAACAGGTGGCGGCGCTGGACTCGCTGACCGGCGCGGATACGCGGCGGGCGTTCCTGGAAAAGCTGGACGATGAGATTGCGCGCGTCCGGCGGGGCGGGCGGGCCTGCCTGCTGCTGATCGACATCGATCATTTCAAGGCGGTCAACGATTGCCATGGCCATGGCGCGGGTGACCGGGTGCTGGCCGGCTTTGTCGAGCGCCTGCGGCCGGGGCTGCGCGGCATGGACAGTATCGGCCGGCTGGGCGGTGAGGAGTTCGCCATCCTGTTGAGCGGCACGGATGTCGAGCGGGCGAGCATGATTTGCGAGCGGTTGCGCGAGATGGTGTCGGTCAATCCCGTCCATATCGATTCGGGCGAGGCGATCCGGGTGACGTTCAGCGCAGGGCTGGTCGAACTGGATGCGCTGACAGGACGCGACGCGATCCTGGAGGCTGCGGACAAGGCGCTCTATCGCGCCAAGCATAGCGGGCGGAACTGCCTGCGGCTGGCGGCCTAA
- a CDS encoding MerC domain-containing protein — MPISLRQHLFNGRIDRIAIALSGMCVAHCFVTAVLLGLLASAGGIFESPIFHEAGLVLAILLGAVALGHGAVAHGYMMPAAIGSLGLGIMAGALTMDHGLQESAYTLLGVGILALGHDLNHRAGR; from the coding sequence ATGCCGATCAGCCTTCGCCAGCATCTGTTCAACGGTCGTATCGACCGGATCGCGATTGCGCTGTCGGGCATGTGTGTCGCCCATTGTTTCGTGACCGCCGTGCTGTTGGGGCTGTTGGCTTCGGCGGGCGGCATTTTCGAAAGCCCGATCTTCCATGAGGCGGGGCTGGTGCTGGCGATCCTGCTGGGCGCGGTGGCGCTGGGCCATGGCGCGGTGGCGCATGGCTATATGATGCCGGCGGCGATCGGATCGCTGGGGCTGGGCATCATGGCAGGCGCGTTGACCATGGACCATGGCTTGCAGGAAAGCGCCTATACCCTGCTGGGAGTGGGCATATTGGCGCTGGGACACGACCTGAATCACCGCGCGGGGCGGTAG
- the glpX gene encoding class II fructose-bisphosphatase → MVQASSILDRVLVLEMVRVTEAAAIAASKLIGRGDEKAADAAAVEAMRLAFNDLYMDGTVVIGEGERDEAPMLYIGEKVGNAIGTGPRIDIALDPLEGTTITAKAGPNALAVLAISEEGGLLNAPDVYMEKLAVGPGYPDGIIDMNKPVKDNVEAVAKAKGVDPHEIIVCVLDRPRHEKLIAELRAIGCGIMLIPDGDVAGVIATTNPETNIDIYMGSGGAPEGVLACAALRCVGGQFKGKLLFRNDDERSRARKWGITDLDKIYDLKELAKGDCIFAATGVTDGSLLAGVKRLPGGKLTTDSVVMRASTGTVRWVKGEHRVDRKPV, encoded by the coding sequence ATGGTGCAGGCAAGCTCGATACTCGATCGCGTGCTGGTGCTGGAAATGGTGCGCGTGACCGAAGCCGCCGCCATCGCCGCGTCCAAGCTGATCGGCCGGGGCGATGAAAAAGCCGCCGACGCCGCCGCGGTCGAAGCGATGCGCCTGGCCTTCAACGACCTTTACATGGACGGCACCGTGGTCATCGGCGAGGGTGAGCGCGACGAGGCTCCGATGCTTTATATCGGTGAAAAGGTCGGCAACGCGATCGGCACCGGCCCCAGGATCGACATCGCGCTCGACCCGCTGGAAGGCACCACCATCACCGCCAAGGCCGGTCCCAATGCGCTGGCCGTGCTGGCGATCTCCGAGGAAGGCGGACTGCTCAACGCGCCCGACGTCTATATGGAGAAGCTGGCCGTCGGCCCCGGCTATCCCGACGGCATCATCGACATGAACAAGCCGGTGAAGGATAATGTCGAGGCTGTCGCCAAGGCGAAGGGCGTCGATCCGCATGAGATCATCGTCTGCGTGCTCGACCGTCCGCGCCATGAAAAGCTGATCGCGGAGCTGCGCGCCATCGGCTGCGGCATCATGCTGATCCCGGACGGCGACGTCGCCGGCGTGATCGCGACCACCAATCCGGAAACCAATATCGACATCTATATGGGGTCGGGCGGCGCTCCGGAGGGTGTGCTGGCCTGTGCGGCCCTGCGTTGCGTCGGCGGCCAGTTCAAGGGCAAGCTGCTGTTCCGCAATGACGATGAGCGTTCCCGCGCCCGCAAATGGGGCATCACCGATCTCGACAAGATCTATGACCTCAAGGAGCTGGCGAAGGGCGACTGCATCTTCGCGGCGACCGGGGTGACGGACGGGTCGCTCCTCGCCGGGGTCAAGCGGTTGCCCGGCGGCAAGCTCACCACCGACAGCGTGGTGATGCGTGCCAGCACCGGCACGGTACGCTGGGTGAAGGGCGAGCATCGGGTAGACCGCAAGCCGGTCTAA